A window from Glandiceps talaboti chromosome 15, keGlaTala1.1, whole genome shotgun sequence encodes these proteins:
- the LOC144446516 gene encoding uncharacterized protein LOC144446516, which produces MSMAIATSGSFGNAHNPKSGFISAEAVTIVRVPLTAISQMDDVCESHTLLKQEAEVLLGNVRTTKDEYEIDRFKGDESFEEFLKKCHLPNPVKRSEIQEKPEKNILHQYKQDLRVYHSYIRYLKKRETGRQESNYKERFNELAHLTKRVLTKISTLLFVLSQIDERDRKPIAKSGESDETDTDMGESFNDDDVFYFLRALLYYQASYNIALTYYENNACKSL; this is translated from the exons ATGTCAATGGCCATAGCAACATCCGGGTCGTTTGGTAATGCACACAACCCAAAAAGTGGCTTTATATCTGCCGAGGCAGTCACAATAGTACGAGTGCCGCTTACTGCCATTTCACAGATGGACGATGTTTGTGAATCGCATACACTCCTTAAACAAGAGGCAGAAGTTCTTCTTGGAAATGTGAGGACGACGAAAGATGAATAT GAAATAGATCGTTTTAAAGGAGACGAGTCATTTGAAGAGTTTCTAAAGAAATGCCACCTACCTAATCCCGTTAAGAGATCTGAGATACAAGAGAAACCA GAAAAAAATATACTGCATCAATACAAACAAGACTTAAGAGTTTATCACTCCTACATTCGATATTTGAAAAAGAGAGAGACGGGAAGACAAGAATCCAACTACAAAGAAAGATTTAACGAGCTTGCACATTTGACGAAAAGAGTGCTGACAAAAATATCAACTCTG cttTTTGTACTTTCTCAAATCGATGAAAGAGACAGAAAACCTATAGCTAAAAGTGGTGAAAGTGATGAAACCGACACAGATATGGGAGAATCGTTTAATGACGATGATGTGTTCTATTTTCTGCGAGCTCTCCTCTACTACCAGGCGTCATACAACATAGCACTTacatattatgaaaataatgcatGCAAATCACTGTAG